From Bradyrhizobium sp. AZCC 1610:
CGTGCTGCCGCCATCCGGCGAGACGCCGATCTTGGCGTAAGCCGGCGTGAAGCGGGCGTCATCGGCGGCAATGCAGAGGTCGGTGACGAAGGCCAGGCTCATGCCGGCACCGGCGGCGGAGCCGTGGACGCTGGAGAGAACGATCTTCGGCATCCGCCGCATCGTTTCGATAAAGGCGTGGTAGTGCTTCAGCAGCTCGCCGACCACGGGCGCGATGGTATCATTGGCAGCGGCAGCGCCGATGGTCTGCAGATCGCCGCCGGCCGAGAAGGCACGGCCTTCGCCCTCGATCACCAGCACACGGATATCGTCGTTGCCCTCGACCTCCGCGCCGAGCTGCTCGAGCTTTTGCGCGATCGATAGATTGATGGAATTGAAGGCCGCAGGCCGGTTCAGAGTGATGGTGGCAATCGGGCCCTCGATCCTGAGCAGGGCAGGGGCGTTGGCGGCGGTATCATCGGAGGTCGGCATGGCTGGGCCTCGGCTCGGAACGGGGCCAGCATTTAAATAGCAGAAGGCAGGAGGTGACAATCCCCGGCGAGGTCCGCAAAATACCACGCAATCCTGCCTCTTGGGCCACGGCGCTCTTGCGTCTCTTCGCGCCATGAGGTCAGATAGGGCCTGTCATCGTTCGGAACGGACACGAGCGCCGCTTCCAAGGGACGAGACAGGCAAGCCAAAATCAGTGGAGAGGAAACGACATGGGTCATTCCCGTGCGCTCGAACGTAGGATGTGCCCATGACGGCAGGACCGGTTGTCATCATTGGCGCGGGCCACGCAGGCTTCCAGCTCGCGATGTCGCTGCGCCAGCACGGCTTTTCCGAAC
This genomic window contains:
- a CDS encoding enoyl-CoA hydratase/isomerase family protein — encoded protein: MPTSDDTAANAPALLRIEGPIATITLNRPAAFNSINLSIAQKLEQLGAEVEGNDDIRVLVIEGEGRAFSAGGDLQTIGAAAANDTIAPVVGELLKHYHAFIETMRRMPKIVLSSVHGSAAGAGMSLAFVTDLCIAADDARFTPAYAKIGVSPDGGSTVGVVGTVGTRRALQLFLAEDSFTAQQAYEWGLVARVVPAAELKGETRKFAERLAQNPPAAIAGTKSLVYQAAVTPTRQQLDAEEAKIIDAMHTDEFRVAVKKFTSKSK